One window from the genome of Drosophila albomicans strain 15112-1751.03 chromosome 2L, ASM965048v2, whole genome shotgun sequence encodes:
- the LOC117565014 gene encoding ubiquitin-conjugating enzyme E2 Q2-like — MACLKSQKLEIELLQQIFPKDHNRFQLLNCNPDDLRCRFIDGNGKHYDIQASITVTYPMTPPIWYSECDDAKLSEIMQELGNSQGEDNHLVLQVASLVRKLCDTHNVPLPDNMEKLTVPMKPQNDNDGDERAMELEIIRNAYKILILMLTQENDVHGKSDDDSMDSEKTSSKDEEEGKLRQTLQKLNNQQDRQDQPQGLAAGSPNAVNRLMKELRLIYHSDTFKQNVFSLDLDDDSIYNWNVSLHSVDKDSRLYADMLKLKEIDGEGAIKLQFRFNDNYPSSPPFVRVVYPAIMGSFVLFGGAICMQLLTNSGWTSAYTIESLIIQISVALSQNDGRIFFGISSRLLEKAYNLEYAQRNFQLVQKMHNERGWSQLDRPES; from the coding sequence ATGGCTTGCTTGAAATCTCAGAAACTTGAAATCGAATTGCTGCAGCAGATCTTTCCAAAGGATCATAACCGTTTCCAGCTGCTCAATTGCAATCCGGACGATCTACGCTGCCGCTTTATCGATGGCAATGGCAAGCATTACGACATTCAGGCGAGTATTACGGTCACCTATCCAATGACTCCGCCCATTTGGTACTCGGAATGCGATGATGCGAAGCTTAGCGAAATAATGCAAGAGCTGGGCAATAGCCAAGGAGAGGACAATCACTTGGTGTTGCAGGTGGCTTCGTTGGTGCGTAAATTGTGCGACACTCACAATGTGCCGCTGCCGGATAATATGGAGAAGTTGACGGTGCCGATGAAGCCACAGAATGACAATGATGGTGACGAAAGGGCGATGGAATTGGAGATAATTCGCAATGCCTATAAGATATTAATACTGATGCTGACCCAAGAGAATGATGTCCACGGGAAGAGCGACGACGACTCGATGGACTCGGAGAAAACTAGCTCAAAAGATGAGGAGGAAGGGAAGCTGCGACAGACCCTCCAGAAACTGAACAACCAACAGGATCGTCAGGATCAACCTCAAGGTCTTGCCGCTGGCTCGCCTAACGCCGTAAATCGCCTAATGAAAGAGCTGCGGCTCATCTATCATTCTGACACTTTTAAACAGAATGTGTTCTCGTTGGACCTAGACGATGATTCGATCTACAACTGGAATGTTTCCCTCCACTCGGTGGACAAGGACAGTCGCCTGTATGCTGATATGTTAAAGCTAAAGGAAATCGATGGCGAAGGTGCCATCAAGCTGCAATTTAGGTTCAACGATAACTATCCATCTTCGCCACCCTTTGTGCGTGTAGTCTATCCCGCCATCATGGGAAGTTTTGTCTTATTCGGCGGAGCCATTTGCATGCAGTTGCTAACCAACTCCGGTTGGACTTCCGCCTACACCATCGAGTCACTGATCATTCAAATTTCCGTCGCACTGTCTCAAAACGATGGACGCATCTTCTTCGGCATTTCAAGCCGTTTACTTGAGAAGGCTTACAACCTGGAATACGCCCAGCGCAACTTTCAATTGGTCCAGAAGATGCACAACGAACGAGGTTGGTCGCAATTAGACAGACCCGAAAGCTAA
- the LOC117565193 gene encoding ubiquitin-conjugating enzyme E2 Q2-like, with the protein MACLKSQKLEIELLQQIFPKDHNRFQLLGCTLDDLLCRFIDGNGKHYDIQASITVTYPMTPPIWYSECDDAKLSEIMQELGNTQGEDNHVVLQVASLVRKLCDTHNVPLPDNMEKLTVPMKPQNDNDSDESDDDSMKSEEIRAVYEKLILMETLENYVDEDSESDHHSMESEKTSLKDEEVKLRQTLQKLNNQQDRQDQPQGLAAGSPNAVNRLMKELRLIYHSDTFKQNMFSLDLDDDSIYNWKVSVHSVDKDSRLYADMLKLKEIDGEGAIELQFRFNDNYPSSPPFVRVVYPVIKGSFVLRGGVICMQLLTNSGWTSAYTIESLIIQIAAALSQYDGRIYFAAPKSLLEKFYNLERAQRNFQLVQKMHNERGWSQLDRPES; encoded by the coding sequence ATGGCTTGCTTGAAATCTCAGAAACTTGAAATCGAATTGCTGCAGCAGATCTTTCCAAAGGATCATAACCGTTTCCAGCTGCTCGGTTGCACTCTGGACGATCTACTCTGCCGCTTTATCGATGGCAATGGCAAGCATTACGACATTCAGGCGAGTATTACGGTCACCTATCCAATGACTCCGCCCATTTGGTACTCGGAATGCGATGATGCGAAGCTTAGCGAAATAATGCAAGAGCTGGGCAATACCCAAGGAGAGGACAATCACGTGGTGTTGCAGGTGGCTTCGTTGGTGCGTAAATTGTGCGACACTCACAATGTTCCGCTGCCGGATAATATGGAGAAGTTGACGGTGCCGATGAAGCCACAGAATGACAATGATAGTGACGAAAGTGACGACGACTCGATGAAATCAGAGGAAATTCGCGCAGTCTATGAGAAATTAATACTGATGGAGACCCTAGAGAATTATGTCGACGAGGACAGCGAAAGTGACCACCACTCGATGGAATCGGAGAAAACTAGCTTAAAAGATGAGGAAGTGAAGCTGCGGCAGACCCTCCAGAAACTGAACAACCAACAGGATCGTCAGGATCAACCTCAAGGTCTTGCCGCTGGCTCGCCTAACGCCGTAAATCGCCTGATGAAAGAGCTGCGGCTCATCTATCATTCTGACACTTTTAAACAGAATATGTTCTCGTTGGACCTAGACGATGATTCGATCTACAACTGGAAAGTTTCCGTCCACTCGGTGGACAAGGACAGTCGCCTGTATGCTGATATGTTAAAGCTAAAGGAAATCGATGGTGAAGGGGCCATCGAGCTGCAATTTAGGTTCAACGATAACTATCCATCTTCGCCACCCTTTGTGCGTGTAGTCTATCCCGTCATCAAGGGAAGTTTTGTCTTACGCGGGGGTGTCATTTGTATGCAATTGTTAACCAATTCCGGTTGGACTTCCGCCTACACCATCGAGTCACTGATCATTCAAATTGCCGCCGCACTGTCTCAATACGATGGGCGCATCTACTTCGCCGCTCCGAAGTCTTTACTTGAGAAGTTCTACAACCTGGAAAGAGCCCAGCGCAACTTTCAATTGGTCCAGAAGATGCACAACGAACGAGGTTGGTCGCAGTTAGACAGACCCGAAAGCTAA
- the LOC117565013 gene encoding ubiquitin-conjugating enzyme E2 25-like: protein MACLKSQKLEIESLQQIFPKDHNRFQLLNCNPNDLRCRFIDGNGKHYDIQASITVTYPMTPPIWYSECDDAKLSEIMQELGNSQGEDNHVVLQVASLVRKLCDTHNVPLPDNMDKLTVPMKPQNDNDSDDDSMKSERIRKAYEKVILMETQENDVHEKSDDDSIDSEKASSKDEEVEQTLQQTLQKLNNQQDRQDQAQGLAAGSPNAVNRLMKELRLIYHSDTFKQNVFSLDLDDDSIYNWNVSLHSVDKDSRLYADMLKLKEIDGEGAIKLQFRFNDNYPSSPPFVRVVYPFILGSFVTQGGAICRQLRTNSGWTSAYTVESLIIQIAAALSQNDGRIFFGISSCLLEKVYTLERAQRNF from the coding sequence ATGGCTTGCTTGAAATCTCAAAAACTTGAAATCGAATCGCTGCAGCAGATCTTTCCAAAGGATCATAACCGTTTCCAGCTGCTCAATTGCAATCCGAACGATCTACGCTGCCGCTTTATCGATGGCAATGGCAAGCATTACGACATTCAGGCGAGTATTACGGTCACCTATCCAATGACTCCGCCCATTTGGTACTCGGAATGCGATGATGCGAAGCTTAGCGAAATAATGCAAGAGCTGGGCAATAGCCAAGGAGAGGACAATCACGTGGTGTTGCAGGTGGCTTCGTTGGTGCGTAAATTGTGCGACACTCACAATGTGCCGCTGCCAGATAATATGGACAAGTTGACGGTGCCGATGAAGCCACAGAATGACAATGATAGTGACGACGACTCGATGAAATCGGAAAGAATTCGCAAAGCCTATGAGAAAGTAATACTGATGGAGACCCAAGAGAATGATGTCCACGAGAAGAGCGACGACGACTCGATTGACTCGGAGAAAGCTAGCTCAAAAGATGAGGAAGTGGAGCAGACCCTGCAGCAGACCCTCCAGAAACTGAACAACCAACAGGATCGTCAGGATCAAGCTCAAGGTCTTGCCGCTGGCTCGCCTAACGCCGTAAATCGCCTAATGAAAGAGCTGCGGCTCATCTATCATTCTGACACTTTTAAACAGAATGTGTTCTCGTTGGACCTAGACGATGATTCGATCTACAACTGGAATGTTTCCCTCCACTCGGTGGACAAGGACAGTCGCCTGTATGCTGATATGTTAAAGCTAAAGGAAATCGATGGCGAAGGTGCCATCAAGCTGCAATTTAGGTTCAACGATAACTATCCATCTTCGCCACCCTTTGTGCGTGTCGTCTACCCCTTTATTTTGGGAAGTTTTGTCACACAAGGCGGAGCCATTTGCAGGCAATTGCGAACCAATTCCGGTTGGACTTCCGCCTACACCGTCGAGTCACTGATCATTCAAATTGCAGCCGCACTGTCTCAAAACGATGGACGCATCTTCTTCGGCATTTCAAGCTGTTTACTTGAGAAGGTCTACACCCTTGAAAGAGCCCAGCGCAACTTTTAA
- the LOC117564178 gene encoding uncharacterized protein LOC117564178 isoform X1: MKRHNAKAIAAAVAIAAAAANPETKKKSEPKPTMSAAALYVDVVKNMAKAETPPSATSPLPKFTILHEDFPALPGTVEETTRVINANVPDDWTDMISDNDDLNDDEDDGDGDDDDGDIDDDDDAEDIDDDEQSASPSPSLDSVSEKPESLPDANEPETSIPDLLMQLHSSSSNNKSSESSEHDAPAVVHVSASTDHSNANSNGSEWQHSPKCKHFRPNFCECANESFFEPQFLIAGMQQRASERQKSSEVKSQLGPPPGFERLVYYGRLCTNRMGMPLGGVTFDNVAPPAAAAANNAQLSSGEVLKDAFGMAGLARNLQAVQQNPRMVQQFFGHKVACLNHCSTHEANKLHATFAGALMGGRCPPHEVQYNVPPYYYRSNVKALPQPKMDQMESELLFFFFYTYPNDMLQMLAAAELADRGWRYHIEERLWIRRQPDNPHYVASRCQESGEYNYFNMMHWKIMPRHFELLSGQLEQTITKAELYEQYGYHPQMSFF; encoded by the exons ATGAAGCGTCACAATGCCAAAGCTATTGCGGCAGCTGTTGCCAtagctgccgccgctgccaaTCCGGAGACTAAGAAGAAATCGGAGCCGAAACCAACAATGAGTGCGGCCGCACTCTATGTGGATGTGGTCAAGAATATGGCCAAGGCGGAGACGCCACCGTCAGCCACATCACCGCTGCCCAAGTTCACAATATTACACGAGGATTTTCCTGCTTTGCCGGGCACCGTTGAGGAAACCACGCGTGTGATCAATGCAAATGTGCCAGACGATTGGACGGACATGATTAGTGATAACGACGACCTCAATGACGATGAAGatgatggagatggagatgatgacgatggcgatattgatgatgatgatgacgctgaagatattgatgatgatgagcagtcggcatcgccatcgccttCCCTGGATAGTGTTAGTGAGAAGCCCGAGTCCTTGCCCGACGCAAATGAACCGGAGACGTCCATCCCAGATTTGCTGATGCAgctgcacagcagcagcagcaacaacaagagctcAGAGAGTAGCGAACACGACGCGCCAGCTGTTGTTCATGTGTCCGCATCCACTGATCACAGCAATGCCAATTCCAATGGCAGCGAATGGCAGCACTCGCCGAAGTGCAAACATTTTCGTCCCAACTTCTGTGAGTGTGCCAACGAGAGCTTCTTCGAGCCGCAGTTCCTCATCGCTGGCATGCAGCAGCGTGCCTCGGAACGTCAGAAGTCGAGCGAAGTCAAGTCGCAGCTTGGACCACCGCCAGGATTTGAGCGCCTCGTTTACTATGGACGCTTGTGCACCAATCGCATGGGCATGCCACTGGGTGGTGTGACCTTTGACAACGTAgcgccaccagcagcagcagcagctaacaATGCTCAGCTCTCGTCAGGGGAGGTCTTGAAAGATGCCTTTGGCATGGCTGGCTTGGCTAGGAATTTGCAGGCTGTTCAACAGAATCCACGGATGGTGCAGCAGTTCTTTGGCCACAAGGTCGCTTGCCTCAATCATTGTTCGACGCACGAGGCAAACAAGTTGCATGCCACTTTTGCCGGCGCCTTGATGGGCGGCCGTTGTCCACCGCACGAGGTGCAATACAATGTTCCGCCTTACTATTACCGCTCGAATGTCAAGGCGCTGCCACAGCCCAAAATGGATCAGATGGAGTCGGagttgctcttttttttcttctacaCGTATCCGAATGATATGTTGCAAATGCTCGCTGCCGCCGAGTTGGCCGATCGCGGTTGGCGTTATCACATCGAGGAACGTTTGTGGATACGCCGTCAGCCGGATAATCCGCACTACGTGGCATCGCGTTGTCAGGAGTCGGGTGAGTACAACTATTTCAACATGATGCACTGGAAGATAATGCCACGTCACTTTGAGCTGCTGTCGGGGCAACTGGAGCAGACGATCACCAAGGCTGAGCTCTATGAACAATACGGTTACCATCCGCAGATGAG CTTCTTCTGA
- the LOC117564178 gene encoding uncharacterized protein LOC117564178 isoform X2, whose product MKRHNAKAIAAAVAIAAAAANPETKKKSEPKPTMSAAALYVDVVKNMAKAETPPSATSPLPKFTILHEDFPALPGTVEETTRVINANVPDDWTDMISDNDDLNDDEDDGDGDDDDGDIDDDDDAEDIDDDEQSASPSPSLDSVSEKPESLPDANEPETSIPDLLMQLHSSSSNNKSSESSEHDAPAVVHVSASTDHSNANSNGSEWQHSPKCKHFRPNFCECANESFFEPQFLIAGMQQRASERQKSSEVKSQLGPPPGFERLVYYGRLCTNRMGMPLGGVTFDNVAPPAAAAANNAQLSSGEVLKDAFGMAGLARNLQAVQQNPRMVQQFFGHKVACLNHCSTHEANKLHATFAGALMGGRCPPHEVQYNVPPYYYRSNVKALPQPKMDQMESELLFFFFYTYPNDMLQMLAAAELADRGWRYHIEERLWIRRQPDNPHYVASRCQESDDHQG is encoded by the exons ATGAAGCGTCACAATGCCAAAGCTATTGCGGCAGCTGTTGCCAtagctgccgccgctgccaaTCCGGAGACTAAGAAGAAATCGGAGCCGAAACCAACAATGAGTGCGGCCGCACTCTATGTGGATGTGGTCAAGAATATGGCCAAGGCGGAGACGCCACCGTCAGCCACATCACCGCTGCCCAAGTTCACAATATTACACGAGGATTTTCCTGCTTTGCCGGGCACCGTTGAGGAAACCACGCGTGTGATCAATGCAAATGTGCCAGACGATTGGACGGACATGATTAGTGATAACGACGACCTCAATGACGATGAAGatgatggagatggagatgatgacgatggcgatattgatgatgatgatgacgctgaagatattgatgatgatgagcagtcggcatcgccatcgccttCCCTGGATAGTGTTAGTGAGAAGCCCGAGTCCTTGCCCGACGCAAATGAACCGGAGACGTCCATCCCAGATTTGCTGATGCAgctgcacagcagcagcagcaacaacaagagctcAGAGAGTAGCGAACACGACGCGCCAGCTGTTGTTCATGTGTCCGCATCCACTGATCACAGCAATGCCAATTCCAATGGCAGCGAATGGCAGCACTCGCCGAAGTGCAAACATTTTCGTCCCAACTTCTGTGAGTGTGCCAACGAGAGCTTCTTCGAGCCGCAGTTCCTCATCGCTGGCATGCAGCAGCGTGCCTCGGAACGTCAGAAGTCGAGCGAAGTCAAGTCGCAGCTTGGACCACCGCCAGGATTTGAGCGCCTCGTTTACTATGGACGCTTGTGCACCAATCGCATGGGCATGCCACTGGGTGGTGTGACCTTTGACAACGTAgcgccaccagcagcagcagcagctaacaATGCTCAGCTCTCGTCAGGGGAGGTCTTGAAAGATGCCTTTGGCATGGCTGGCTTGGCTAGGAATTTGCAGGCTGTTCAACAGAATCCACGGATGGTGCAGCAGTTCTTTGGCCACAAGGTCGCTTGCCTCAATCATTGTTCGACGCACGAGGCAAACAAGTTGCATGCCACTTTTGCCGGCGCCTTGATGGGCGGCCGTTGTCCACCGCACGAGGTGCAATACAATGTTCCGCCTTACTATTACCGCTCGAATGTCAAGGCGCTGCCACAGCCCAAAATGGATCAGATGGAGTCGGagttgctcttttttttcttctacaCGTATCCGAATGATATGTTGCAAATGCTCGCTGCCGCCGAGTTGGCCGATCGCGGTTGGCGTTATCACATCGAGGAACGTTTGTGGATACGCCGTCAGCCGGATAATCCGCACTACGTGGCATCGCGTTGTCAGGAGTCGG ACGATCACCAAGGCTGA